Genomic window (Polaromonas sp. JS666):
TTCACGTTACAGCTTTCTGGGCGACAAGCATGTGTTTTTCTGGCTGTTGACCAATCGCATGACGCCGCCGGCGGTATTCCTGCTGCCCTTCTTCCAGCTCTACACCACGGTCGGGCTGATGGATACGCACATCGCCGTGGCGCTGGCGCATCTGCTGTTCAACGTGCCGCTGGCGGTGTGGATTCTGGAGGGTTTCATGAGCGGCATCCCGCGTGAGATTGATGAGACCGCCTACATCGACGGCTACTCGTTTCCCGGGTTTTTTGTCCGCATTTTCCTGCCGCTCATCAAGGCCGGGGTTGGCGTGGCGGCCTTCTTCTGCTTCATGTTCAGCTGGGTGGAACTGCTGCTGGCGCGCACGCTGACCAGCGTCAATGCCAAGCCCATCGTCGCCACCATGACCCGAACTGTTTCGGCGTCGGGCATGGACTGGGCGACGCTGGCGGCGGCCGGTGTGTTGACCATCGTGCCGGGCGCCATCGTGATCTGGTTTGTGCGCAACTACATCGCGAAGGGTTTCGCGATGGGCAGAGTGTGACTCTCCCCGAAGCGCCTTTGGCGCCTCTCCTCAAGGGGCGACGCCTGCAGACCGGCAAAGCCGGATCGGCGGCGTCAGCTTGGGCAGGCACGACCTTTGCCTTCGTATTGGACAGTCTGGAGGATGGATATGTTTGAGTGGATGGCCTGGACGACACCGGTCGCGGTATTTTTCAGCTGCATCGTTCTGATGCTGGTTGGCATGACGGCCTGGGAGCTGAGGTCTCCGACACGTCTGGAGCGCGGCTTTTTGCCGATGGAGACCACGCGCGGTGACCGTTTATTCATCGGTCTGCTGAGTGCCGCGTATGTGAACCTGATTTTTGTGGGCATCAGCGGCAAGCTGGCCGGCTGGTTGAACCTGGAGGCAGACCCTTCGATCTGGATCAGCTTTGTTTTTTCCATGGCCTTGCTGGCATTCATCATGCGCAAGGGGTAGCGCTTCGGCGGCTAGAAAAAGGAATCCGGCTCATGTTTCCCCGGAGCCGAACAAGCCTTCATCAACGGGGAGTGAACCAATGAGGAGACAAGAGTCATGAAGATGCGTAACACACGTCGGACGGCACTGGCACTGGCCGCTGCCTGCGCAATGGCCGGGCCCGGCTGGGCAGACGAAGCCGCCGCCAGAAAATGGATTGACGCTGAGTTTCAGCCATCCACCCTGAGCAAAGACAAGCAACAGGCGGAGATGAAGTGGTTTATTGATGCCGCCAAAAAGCTGCAGGCCAAGGGCGTCAAGGAAATCTCGGTGGTGTCGGAAACCATCACCACGCACGAATACGAATCGAAGACGCTGGCCAAGGCCTTCGAGGAAATCACCGGCATCAAGGTCAAGCACGACCTGATCCAGGAGGGTGATGTGGTCGAGAAGCTGCAGACCTCGATGCAGTCGGGCAAGTCGATTTATGACGGCTGGGTTTCCGACTCCGACCTGATCGGTACCCACTACCGCTACGGCAAGATCATGAACCTGACCGACTACATGGCCGGCAAGGGCAAGGACTATACCAACCCTGGGCTGGACCTGAAGGACTTCATCGGCACCAAGTTCACGACGGGTCCTGACGGCAAGCTTTACCAGTTGCCCGACCAACAATTCGCCAACCTCTACTGGTTCCGCGCCGACCTGTTTGCGCGTCAGGACCTGAAAGACAAGTTCAAGGCCAAGTATGGCTACGACCTGGGCGTGCCGCTCAACTGGAGCGCTTACGAAGACATCGCCGAGTTCTTCAGCGTGGACGTGAAAACCATCGACGGCAAACCCATCTATGGCCACATGGACTACGGCAAGAAAGACCCGTCGCTGGGCTGGCGCTTCACCGACGCCTGGCTCTCGATGGCCGGGACTGCCGACATCGGCGCGCCCAACGGCTTGCCGGTTGATGAGTGGGGCATCCGCGTGGCAGCAGACAAATGCACACCGGTCGGCGCTTCGGTTTCACGCGGTGGTGCCACCAATTCGCCCGCAGCCGTTTATGCGCTCACCAAGTACGTCGACTGGATGAAGAAGTACGCGCCCAAGGAGGCCACCGGCATGACCTTCGGCGAAGCCGGGCCGGTGCCGGCGCAGGGCCAGATTGCCCAGCAGATCTTCTGGTACACCGCCTTCACGGCCGACATGACCAAGCCGGGCCTGCCGGTGGTGAATGCCGACGGCACGCCGAAATGGCGCATGGCACCCGGCCCGAACGGTCCGTACTGGAAGCAGGGCATGCAGAACGGCTACCAGGACGTCGGCTCGTGGACCTTCTTCACCAACCACGACGCGGACCGCACCGCCGCGGCCTGGCTGTACGCGCAGTTCATCACCTCGAAGACCACGTCGTTGAAGAAGACGATCGTGGGCCTGACGCCGATCCGCGAGTCCGACATCCAGAGCAAGGCCATGACCGACATGGCGCCCAAGCTGGGCGGCCTGGTCGAGTTCTACCGCAGCCCGGCACGCGTGGCCTGGTCGCCCACCGGCACCAACGTGCCCGACTACCCCAAGCTCGCGCAGCTCTGGTGGAAGAACGTGGCCGAAGCCGTGACCGGTGAAAAGACACCACAAAAAGCCATGGACAACCTGGCCGAAGAAATGGACAACGTGATGGGTCGTTTGCAGCGTGCCGGCATGGCCAACTGTGCGCCCAAGCTCAATCCTAAAGGTGATCCGGCCAAATACCTGAGTGACAAGGCGGCACCGTGGGCCAAGCTGGCTAACGAGAAGCCAAAAGGTGAAACCATCAACTATGACAAGTTGCTGCAAGCCTGGAAAGACGGAAAAGCGCGTTAATCCGAAGGGCTTGGGGCGTCGATTTGCAGCCGACGATTCCCAAGTCCGACAGGCTCCCCCGGGTGTGGGGCACCCCGAGGCCCGGTTGCTGCTCGATGCAGCAAGCTGCTGTTGGCGTGGCCCGGACAGGCTCCCCCGGGTGTGGGGCACCCCGAGGCCCGGTTGCTGCTCGATGCAGCAAGCTGCTGTTGGCGTGGCCCGGACAGGCTCCCCCGGGTGTGGGGCACCCCGAGGCCCGGTTGCTGCTCGATGCAGCAAGCTGCTGTTGGCGTGGCCCGGACAGGCTCAAGACACACTGAAAACGGGGTTTTATGACAACGGGTTATGACGACGGACGATGCAGCCCATGACGACTGAATCCTTGCCGGCACCGGCACCAACGCGGCGCCATGACCTGATCGCCCGGCTGGCTCAGCCCTGTCAGTATGACCTCGCCATCATCGGCGGCGGCGCCACCGGCCTGGGCGTGGCGCTTGATGCCGCGGCGCGCGGGTTTTCTGTCGTGCTGGTCGAATCGCACGACTTTGCCAAAGGCACCTCGTCGCGGGCTACCAAGCTGGTGCATGGTGGTGTGCGCTATCTGGCGCAAGGCAATATTTCATTGGTGCGCGAGGCCTTGCACGAGCGCACCACGCTGCTGGCCAATGCGCCGCACCTGGCGCAGCCCCTGGCTTTTGTCATGCCTTCTTATAAGTTCTGGGAGGCGCCTTTTTATGGTGTGGGCCTGAAGATGTACGACGCCCTGGCCGGCAAGGCCGGGCTGGGTCCCACCGAGTTCCTGAGCCGGACCGAAACCCTGGACTGCCTGCCGACGGCGCAGCCGCAGGGCCTCAAGGGCGGCGTCAAGTACTGGGACGGCCAGTTTGACGATGCGCGCCTGGCCCTGGCGCTGGCCCGCACCGCCGCCCGCCAGGGCGCGTTGCTGGTCAACTACTGTGCCGCCACGGGCTTGATTCATGAAAACGGCAAACTGGTGGGCCTTCACGCGCAGGACCAGGAAACAGGCCGCCTCTTTGAGATCAAGGCCAAATGTGTGGTGAATGCGGCGGGTGTCTGGGTAGACCAGCTGCGCCTTCAGGACGGGCAGGCCATAGGTCGCGAAACCCAGCCCATGGTCGCCCCCAGCCAGGGCGTGCATATTGTGGTGGACCGGTCGTTTTTGCCCACCGACCACGCCATGCTGATTCCTAAAACGGCTGACGGCCGGGTGTTGTTTGCCGTGCCCTGGCTGGGTAAAACCATTCTGGGGACCACCGATACGCCGCGTCATGATCTGGCCCGCGAGCCGCTGCCGTTCAAGGAAGAGGTTGATTTCATCCTGCGCGAATCGGCGCGCTACCTGAGCCGCGCGCCTGGCCCGACCGACATCAAAAGCATCTGGGTCGGCCTGCGCCCCCTGGTCAAGCCGTCTGATGACCATGCGGAGAGAACCCAGGCCCTGTCGCGTGAGCATACGGTGCTGGTCAGCAACAGCGGCCTGGTCACGGTGACAGGGGGGAAGTGGACCACTTACCGGGCCATGGCGGAGGATGTGATGGAGACATGCTTCGCCGCGGGCTTGCTCCCGAGGCGTGCAGGTACCGCGACCGCCCACCTCAAGTTAGTGGGTGCTCAGGACCTGGGCCGTAAAATCAGTGACGCACCGGGTGTTCACCTATACGGGAGTGAGGCCGCGGTTGTGCAGGGCCTGCCGGGCGCCGCCCATGAACTCGGGGGGGGGCTGACGGAGGCCATGGTGCGGTTTGCGGCCCGCTACGAGTACGCGCGTTGCGTGGAAGACGTGCTGGCTCGCCGCTCCCGCCTGTTGTTCCTGGACGCGGCCCTGGCCCGGTCGCTGGCGTCAGAAGTGGCCGTATTGCTTCAGCAGGAAAACGGGGTGGACCCGCAACTGGAGGCATTTTTGGCGCTTTGCGGCCAGTACCTCAGCTTGCCCGACTGAAGCCGGCAGACCTGCGCCATCCGGCCGGCCCCATCATCACAGCAGCACCCAAAAATGGCTGATTGCTACTGTTTTGATAGCAATGTACCTCGGTGGCTAATGGATAAAGACGCGATTTTCTGTGAATTTTTTCACGGGCTTCGTGCCGCTTCCGGTGCTGCGGGCGCTTTCTGAATAGGCTGCCCGGAGGGCCCGCCGACCCTGGCATGGCGTCGCTTCAAGGATTTGTGGGGTAATTTTCACGTGAGGCAGTTGACAGCGCCTGGCAATTTGGCCATAATCGTGGGCTTCGCTATGAAAAAGGCGAAGAATTCTGCCCAGCGGAAGCATTGCAAGTGGTTTGTGATGTGGACGACGGGCCCAAGACTGACTGGGTTGTGGCTTGCAAGATCCGAGGATCGTGCAATGCGGCTTTCTGGTGCAAGTTGGGACTAAATTTAAATGATTCAAACGCAATCCAAACTCGATGTTGCTGACAACACGGGTGCCAAATCCGTGATGTGCATCAAGGTGCTGGGCGGATCCAAGCGCCGGTACGCCAGCGTTGGTGACGTCATCAAGGTGAGCATCAAAGAAGCCGCTCCGCGTGGCCGCGTCAAAAAAGGCGAGGTTTACAGCGCTGTGGTCGTTCGCACCGCCAAGGGCATCCGCCGCGGCGATGGCTCGCTCGTCAAATTCGATGGCAACGCGGCAGTGTTGCTTAACGCCAAGCTGGAGCCTATCGGCACCCGCATCTTCGGACCAGTGACGCGCGAGCTGCGCACTGAGAAGTTCATGAAGATCGTGTCCCTGGCTCCTGAAGTTCTGTAAGGACGCCCCATGAACAAGATTCGCAAAGGCGACGAAGTCATCGTGATCGCAGGTCGCGATAAAGGCAAGCGCGGCACGGTTTCGCTGCGCAAGGACGACAGCCATGTGCTGGTGGACGGGATCAACCTGGTGAAAAAACACACCAAGCCCAATCCTCTCAAGGGCACCACCGGTGGCATTGTCGAGAAAAGCATGCCGATTCACCAGTCCAATGTGGCCATTTTCAATGCTGCAACGGGCAAGGCGGATCGGGTTGGTATCAAGTTGTTGGCAGACGGCAAGAAAGTGCGCGTCTTCAAGTCCAGCGGCGACGAAATTAAGGCTGCATAAACATGGCACGCTTGCAAGATCAATACCGCGAAAAAATCGCGCCCAGCCTGATTGAAAAATTTGGCTACACCTCGCCCATGCAGGTTCCGCGCATCACCAAGATCACGCTCAACATGGGTGTGAGCGAGGCTGTTGCCGACAAGAAGGTCATGGACAACGCGGTGAGCGACATGACCAAGATTGCCGGCCAGAAGCCCGTCGTCACGAAGGCCAAGAAGGCTATCGCCGGTTTCAAGATCCGCGAAGACCTGCCCATTGGCTGCATGGTGACGCTGCGCGGCGTGCAGATGTATGAGTTCCTCGATCGTTTCGTGACCGTGGCCCTGCCGCGCGTCCGTGACTTCCGCGGTATTTCCGGTCGGGCCTTTGATGGCCGCGGAAACTACAACATCGGCGTGAAAGAGCAGATCATTTTCCCTGAGATTGAGTACGACAAGGTCGACGCCCTGCGCGGTCTCAATATCAGCATCACCACAACGGCCAAGACCGATGAAGAGTGCAAGGCGCTCCTCACCGCCTTCCGTTTTCCGTTCAAGAACTGAGGCGGGACATGGCAAAACAAGCTTTACTGCAACGTGAACTGAAGCGCGAGAAACTCGCGGCCAAGTTCGCCAAAAAATACGCTGAACTCAAGGCGACGTCCAACGACGCCAAGCGCTCCGATGAAGAGCGCGCGCTGGCCCGTCTTGAGCTGCAAAAGTTGCCCCGCAACGCCAATCCGACTCGCCAGCGCAACCGCTGCGCGATCACGGGTCGCCCACGCGGTACGTTCCGTCAATTCGGTCTGGCTCGCGCCAAGATTCGCGAGTTGGCTTTTGCTGGTGATATCCCTGGTATCACCAAGGCAAGCTGGTAAGCAATAGGAGAACCGCAAATGAGTATGAGTGATCCTATCGCCGACATGCTGACGCGCATCCGGAATGCACAGATGGTTGAAAAAGCCGTTGTGCTGGTGCCGTCGTCAAAAGTCAAGGTTGCCATCGCGCAGGTATTGAAGGATGAGGGCTATATCGATGGCTTCTCCGTCAAGACCGACGACGGCAAGTCCCAA
Coding sequences:
- a CDS encoding carbohydrate ABC transporter permease translates to MSKPKFQARTLFLIAYIVFALLPIYWMVNMSFKTNAEIVSSFSFFPQHFTWDNYKTIFTDPSWYSGYINSLIYVAINTVISITVALPAAYAFSRYSFLGDKHVFFWLLTNRMTPPAVFLLPFFQLYTTVGLMDTHIAVALAHLLFNVPLAVWILEGFMSGIPREIDETAYIDGYSFPGFFVRIFLPLIKAGVGVAAFFCFMFSWVELLLARTLTSVNAKPIVATMTRTVSASGMDWATLAAAGVLTIVPGAIVIWFVRNYIAKGFAMGRV
- a CDS encoding DUF2160 domain-containing protein, with translation MFEWMAWTTPVAVFFSCIVLMLVGMTAWELRSPTRLERGFLPMETTRGDRLFIGLLSAAYVNLIFVGISGKLAGWLNLEADPSIWISFVFSMALLAFIMRKG
- a CDS encoding ABC transporter substrate-binding protein; this encodes MKMRNTRRTALALAAACAMAGPGWADEAAARKWIDAEFQPSTLSKDKQQAEMKWFIDAAKKLQAKGVKEISVVSETITTHEYESKTLAKAFEEITGIKVKHDLIQEGDVVEKLQTSMQSGKSIYDGWVSDSDLIGTHYRYGKIMNLTDYMAGKGKDYTNPGLDLKDFIGTKFTTGPDGKLYQLPDQQFANLYWFRADLFARQDLKDKFKAKYGYDLGVPLNWSAYEDIAEFFSVDVKTIDGKPIYGHMDYGKKDPSLGWRFTDAWLSMAGTADIGAPNGLPVDEWGIRVAADKCTPVGASVSRGGATNSPAAVYALTKYVDWMKKYAPKEATGMTFGEAGPVPAQGQIAQQIFWYTAFTADMTKPGLPVVNADGTPKWRMAPGPNGPYWKQGMQNGYQDVGSWTFFTNHDADRTAAAWLYAQFITSKTTSLKKTIVGLTPIRESDIQSKAMTDMAPKLGGLVEFYRSPARVAWSPTGTNVPDYPKLAQLWWKNVAEAVTGEKTPQKAMDNLAEEMDNVMGRLQRAGMANCAPKLNPKGDPAKYLSDKAAPWAKLANEKPKGETINYDKLLQAWKDGKAR
- a CDS encoding glycerol-3-phosphate dehydrogenase/oxidase, with translation MTTESLPAPAPTRRHDLIARLAQPCQYDLAIIGGGATGLGVALDAAARGFSVVLVESHDFAKGTSSRATKLVHGGVRYLAQGNISLVREALHERTTLLANAPHLAQPLAFVMPSYKFWEAPFYGVGLKMYDALAGKAGLGPTEFLSRTETLDCLPTAQPQGLKGGVKYWDGQFDDARLALALARTAARQGALLVNYCAATGLIHENGKLVGLHAQDQETGRLFEIKAKCVVNAAGVWVDQLRLQDGQAIGRETQPMVAPSQGVHIVVDRSFLPTDHAMLIPKTADGRVLFAVPWLGKTILGTTDTPRHDLAREPLPFKEEVDFILRESARYLSRAPGPTDIKSIWVGLRPLVKPSDDHAERTQALSREHTVLVSNSGLVTVTGGKWTTYRAMAEDVMETCFAAGLLPRRAGTATAHLKLVGAQDLGRKISDAPGVHLYGSEAAVVQGLPGAAHELGGGLTEAMVRFAARYEYARCVEDVLARRSRLLFLDAALARSLASEVAVLLQQENGVDPQLEAFLALCGQYLSLPD
- the rplN gene encoding 50S ribosomal protein L14, yielding MIQTQSKLDVADNTGAKSVMCIKVLGGSKRRYASVGDVIKVSIKEAAPRGRVKKGEVYSAVVVRTAKGIRRGDGSLVKFDGNAAVLLNAKLEPIGTRIFGPVTRELRTEKFMKIVSLAPEVL
- the rplX gene encoding 50S ribosomal protein L24 — protein: MNKIRKGDEVIVIAGRDKGKRGTVSLRKDDSHVLVDGINLVKKHTKPNPLKGTTGGIVEKSMPIHQSNVAIFNAATGKADRVGIKLLADGKKVRVFKSSGDEIKAA
- the rplE gene encoding 50S ribosomal protein L5, whose protein sequence is MARLQDQYREKIAPSLIEKFGYTSPMQVPRITKITLNMGVSEAVADKKVMDNAVSDMTKIAGQKPVVTKAKKAIAGFKIREDLPIGCMVTLRGVQMYEFLDRFVTVALPRVRDFRGISGRAFDGRGNYNIGVKEQIIFPEIEYDKVDALRGLNISITTTAKTDEECKALLTAFRFPFKN
- the rpsN gene encoding 30S ribosomal protein S14, yielding MAKQALLQRELKREKLAAKFAKKYAELKATSNDAKRSDEERALARLELQKLPRNANPTRQRNRCAITGRPRGTFRQFGLARAKIRELAFAGDIPGITKASW